Proteins encoded together in one Spodoptera frugiperda isolate SF20-4 chromosome 15, AGI-APGP_CSIRO_Sfru_2.0, whole genome shotgun sequence window:
- the LOC118274569 gene encoding fibroin heavy chain-like encodes MAAKFIVLATILAACNALPVWYNAVPAVVIRSGRSPSVSYGFGSGFSSNIGGISHSTGIGASFQSGDGEAYGAGIGSSNGGYARGVGIASAGNSQPVQYQRVYQAPQPAYESAVASAQNFGGYGNAVSSAQSLGGNGFGSAVSSAQSGGLPRFNSAVSSAQNVNGYGSALSSANSGYGSALSSAQNSGFGSSVSSAQTRGLGYGSAVSAAENIGGYGASTAQVVQQRSGGIQHSGATSINAPGLQAAHSHAVNSGFY; translated from the coding sequence CAGTCCCAGCTGTGGTCATAAGGAGCGGTCGCTCACCAAGCGTCTCCTACGGCTTCGGCAGCGGCTTCAGCAGCAACATCGGCGGCATCTCCCACTCTACTGGCATCGGTGCCTCTTTCCAGTCTGGAGACGGTGAAGCATACGGTGCTGGCATTGGATCTTCCAACGGTGGTTATGCTCGTGGTGTAGGAATTGCCAGCGCTGGCAACAGTCAACCAGTGCAGTACCAACGCGTATACCAAGCACCTCAACCAGCTTATGAATCCGCAGTCGCCTCTGCTCAGAACTTCGGCGGCTACGGTAACGCCGTATCTTCTGCCCAGTCTCTTGGCGGCAACGGCTTCGGATCTGCCGTCTCGTCTGCTCAGAGCGGTGGCCTCCCTCGCTTCAACAGCGCCGTCTCCTCTGCCCAGAACGTGAATGGATACGGATCAGCTCTTTCTTCAGCTAACAGTGGTTATGGATCAGCTCTGTCTTCTGCTCAGAACTCTGGCTTCGGATCCTCAGTGTCTTCTGCCCAGACCAGGGGTCTTGGTTACGGTTCAGCCGTGTCTGCTGCTGAAAACATCGGAGGATACGGCGCCAGCACTGCCCAGGTTGTCCAACAGCGCTCTGGCGGTATCCAGCACAGCGGTGCCACCAGCATCAACGCCCCCGGTCTCCAGGCTGCTCACTCCCACGCTGTCAACTCTGGATTCTACTAA
- the LOC118274576 gene encoding uncharacterized protein LOC118274576: protein MFVIKAIFSVLSVFLSVEAVPVVFKESTPNGESIVAISSSDPNVEKYFTEQFATRSGFTQVHPEEQNRPYNNGPNGQGVHSSVSIAVPGKAVAGAGRSFASASTGPFVPLFAFPIAPEGFGFNNFDLKDWVRNVESFYNPHFAGNGQVNTATAINDNGHIYGNVNKVAFDNREKSTDNFNSMVKKSDNSGKIESPFDKKAKNNAINDNKGGYRSF, encoded by the exons ATGTTTGTTATAAAGGCGATATTCTCTGTTTTGTCTGTTTTTCTGTCGGTGGAAGCTGTTCCTGTGGTTTTTAAAG aATCCACACCCAATGGAGAATCCATAGTCGCGATATCATCTTCCGATCCAAACGTAGAGAAATATTTCACTGAACAATTTGCTACCAGATCTGGCTTCACACAAGTGCATCCTGAGGAACAAAATCGTCCATACAACAATGGACCTAATGGGCAAGGAGTACACTCAAGCGTCAGTATCGCTGTACCTGGCAAGGCTGTTGCGGGAGCCGGGAGAAGCTTCGCATCAGCATCCACGGGACCATTCGTCCCACTCTTCGCATTCCCCATAGCCCCTGAAGGCTTTGGCTTCAATAACTTTGACCTCAAAGACTGGGTTCGAAACGTTGAAAGCTTCTACAACCCACACTTTGCTGGCAATGGACAAGTAAACACTGCAACTGCAATTAACGATAACGGTCACATCTATGGTAATGTCAACAAAGTCGCGTTTGATAATAGAGAAAAAAGCACTGATAATTTTAATAGCATGGTAAAAAAATCAGATAATTCTGGTAAAATTGAGTCACCATTTGATAAGAAAGCGAAGAACAATGCAATCAATGACAACAAAGGAGGTTATAGAAGCTTTTGA
- the LOC118274532 gene encoding uncharacterized protein LOC118274532, translating to MFVMHFCLVCNMNKIGRVFVIYILVAAASGAVELKSKAATSSKSEQASKAKVSATAAKSSQPHHVSAHASVSNGMGVASIAGVDSRYGRLSSMTGVKFYPPMDPSMVKTDSKGNFIFKTTDGKMPMPITITKQGDGVSGTIKIMPGSVSVSSSANSGSASASAGPAIPNIDPWSFMKPMMMNDLFFPDPFPAFPSIGGSAYHTRISEPAYHRIPEPSFPRISQPSYSRVQQPSYSSLRQPYSSRTPDPWKDMFKHTLPPHDIMSPMWYYPNFSPYFNYW from the exons ATGTTTGTCATGCATTTCTGTTTGGTCTGCAACATGAATAAGATTGGACGtgtctttgttatttatatattagtcGCAGCAGCATCGGGAGCAG TGGAATTGAAATCAAAGGCCGCAACCAGCAGTAAATCAGAGCAAGCCAGCAAAGCAAAGGTATCAGCGACAGCTGCCAAGTCATCACAACCTCATCATGTATCAGCTCATGCCTCCGTCAGCAATGGAATGGGAGTCGCGAGCATTGCTGGAGTAGACTCCAGATACGGCAGACTGTCTTCCATGACCGGCGTCAAGTTCTACCCACCGATGGACCCTTCCATGGTCAAGACTGACAGCAAAGGAAACTTCATCTTCAAAACGACTGATGGCAAAATGCCAATGCCAATTACGATAACGAAACAAGGTGATGGTGTATCAGGAACCATCAAAATCATGCCAGGATCAGTTTCGGTATCATCATCAGCGAATTCTGGATCAGCATCAGCGTCAGCTGGACCTGCCATACCAAATATCGATCCATGGTCATTTATGAAGCCGATGATGATGAATGACTTGTTCTTCCCTGATCCGTTTCCAGCGTTCCCTAGTATAGGGGGATCAGCGTATCATACACGGATTTCAGAGCCTGCGTACCATAGGATTCCTGAACCTTCATTTCCAAGGATTTCACAGCCATCCTATTCGAGGGTGCAGCAGCCTTCTTACTCGAGTCTAAGGCAGCCCTATTCTTCAAGGACACCAGATCCTTGGAAGGACATGTTCAAGCATACTCTGCCTCCTCATGACATCATGAGTCCTATGTGGTATTATCCTAACTTCAGTCCCTATTTCAACTACTGGTAA
- the LOC118274536 gene encoding uncharacterized protein LOC118274536: MRALVLFSLFAIIYLAAAAPTRSKLQTGANDADSQPFVEEVVVESVLQVRSPSSRQARVSTQTRLQDGASVAEKIYN; this comes from the exons ATGCGAGCCCTTGTACTGTTCTCCCTGTTCGCCATCATCTACCTGGCTGCAGCAGCTCCTACGAGATCCAAACTCCAGACAGGAGCCAACG ATGCGGACAGTCAGCCATTTGTAGAGGAAGTGGTGGTGGAGTCGGTGCTACAAGTGCGATCTCCATCCAGTCGCCAAGCTCGTGTTAGTACACAGACACGTCTACAAGATGGCGCTAGCGTCGCGGAGAAGatttataattag
- the LOC118278713 gene encoding uncharacterized protein LOC118278713: MKFVLSFVILSCALFEARGYPYAYYPSYGNVDSLSYGDGNRGGMALSRYYNPYYNQRAVGGGMAAFMYRQPEAPQQSGQYYLPDRRRQTQQEANFVPPQQNEVAYPQQPDNQAFIPSEATELAEPTENVELAPVTEKAVAVPEFAEPEIKEVAEEAPVQKAKKVSKKKQVKRPVDDEDEEEYAPRMPAGAFFPMFFGYGGRGAGGAGGPGGPMAVANAYSTGKGGVATSHATAYGAPRPEERV; this comes from the exons ATGAAATTTGTATTATCTTTTGTGATTTTGAGTTGCGCGCTCTTCGAAGCCAGGGGATATCCGTACGCGTATTACCCCTCTTACGGAAATGTCGATTCAC TGTCGTACGGTGATGGCAACCGTGGCGGGATGGCGTTGAGCCGCTACTACAACCCGTACTACAACCAACGCGCTGTGGGCGGAGGCATGGCCGCCTTCATGTACAGGCAGCCCGAGGCTCCGCAGCAGTCTGGCCAGTACTACCTGCCCGACAGACGTCGTCAGACTCAGCAGGAAGCCAACTTCGTCCCGCCCCAACAGAACGAAGTCGCCTACCCCCAACAACCAGACAACCAAGCATTCATACCATCTGAAGCTACTGAACTCGCCGAACCTACTGAGAACGTAGAACTTGCCCCAGTGACTGAGAAAGCTGTAGCTGTACCTGAATTTGCTGAACCAGAGATCAAAGAAGTAGCGGAGGAGGCACCCGTGCAGAAAGCGAAGAAAGTAAGCAAGAAGAAGCAAGTGAAGAGGCCGGTTGACGATGAAGATGAAGAAGAGTATGCTCCTAGAATGCCTGCTGGTGCTTTCTTCCCCATGTTCTTCGGCTACGGTGGTCGTGGAGCTGGTGGTGCTGGAGGACCTGGTGGCCCCATGGCCGTTGCCAACGCCTACAGCACCGGTAAAGGTGGAGTAGCCACGAGTCACGCGACCGCCTACGGAGCACCCAGACCAGAAGAAAGAGTGTAA
- the LOC118274096 gene encoding uncharacterized protein LOC118274096 — protein MKLVWSLVVLSCALLEVRGYPFPVFTSSANVDTWSYGDAQRGGRVLSRSYTPFSRRAVRAGPTTYSVWKPEAELASHQSIQYHQERRRQALLEVNDTPPQENEVFYPQDSLVTVPDAATELIKPLEVSPEAPTTVKAIVSEPAQPEKEEKLAPEARTELEKKIPSKKPVEDEEDDDEDDDDYSSQPKFPGNAFFPMFFAWGGGNGPVAVANAFSKGRGGAAASEATAYGSYIPLTKSAAVKSH, from the exons atgaagTTGGTCTGGTCGCTTGTAGTCTTAAGTTGTGCTTTGCTTGAGGTACGGGGATACCCGTTCCCCGTATTTACGTCTTCAGCAAATGTTGATacat gGTCGTACGGTGATGCTCAACGTGGTGGCAGAGTTCTAAGCCGTTCGTACACTCCATTCAGTCGACGAGCAGTAAGAGCTGGCCCGACCACCTACTCCGTTTGGAAACCAGAAGCCGAACTAGCATCTCATCAATCCATCCAATATCACCAGGAAAGACGTCGCCAAGCTTTATTAGAAGTAAATGATACTCCACCACAAGAGAATGAAGTCTTCTACCCCCAAGACAGTCTAGTAACCGTTCCTGATGCAGCTACAGAACTAATCAAACCACTAGAAGTATCACCAGAAGCGCCAACTACAGTAAAAGCTATCGTATCAGAACCAGCTCAACCTGAGAAAGAAGAAAAGCTAGCTCCAGAAGCAAGAACAGAGTTAGAGAAGAAGATTCCATCCAAAAAGCCAGTAGAAGATGAAGAGGATGACGATGAAGATGATGACGACTACTCATCCCAACCCAAGTTCCCTGGTAATGCTTTCTTCCCCATGTTCTTTGCGTGGGGAGGTGGAAACGGACCTGTAGCGGTAGCTAATGCATTCAGTAAGGGACGCGGTGGTGCGGCCGCAAGCGAAGCTACTGCATATGGAAGCTACATACCTCTTACAAAATCAGCTGCTGTAAAATCACACTAA
- the LOC118275770 gene encoding uncharacterized protein LOC118275770: MGMATYGDAQRGDSLVTEGSLVTEDSLVTEGSLVTEDSLVTEGSLVTEGSLVTEGSLVTEGSLVTEGSLATEGSLVTEDSLVTEDSLVTEDSLVTEGSLVTEGSLVTEDSLVTEGSLVTEGSLVTEGSLVTEDSLVTEGSLVTEGSLVTEGSLVTEGSLVTEDSLVTEGSLVTEGSLVTEGSLVTEGSLATEGSLATEGSLVTEGSLVTEDSLVTEDSLVTEGSLVTEGSLVTEDSLVTEDSLVTE; the protein is encoded by the exons ATGGGTATGG CGACGTACGGAGATGCTCAGCGTGGTGACAGTCTAGTAACCGAAGGCAGTCTAGTAACCGAAGACAGTCTAGTAACCGAAGGCAGTCTAGTAACCGAAGACAGTCTAGTAACCGAAGGCAGTCTAGTAACCGAAGGCAGTCTAGTAACCGAAGGCAGTCTAGTAACCGAAGGCAGTCTAGTAACCGAAGGCAGTCTAGCAACCGAAGGCAGTCTAGTAACCGAAGACAGTCTAGTAACCGAAGACAGTCTAGTAACCGAAGACAGTCTAGTAACCGAAGGCAGTCTAGTAACCGAAGGCAGTCTAGTAACCGAAGACAGTCTAGTAACCGAAGGCAGTCTAGTAACCGAAGGCAGTCTAGTAACCGAAGGCAGTCTAGTAACCGAAGACAGTCTAGTAACCGAAGGCAGTCTAGTAACCGAAGGCAGTCTAGTAACCGAAGGCAGTCTAGTAACCGAAGGCAGTCTAGTAACCGAAGACAGTCTAGTAACCGAAGGCAGTCTAGTAACCGAAGGCAGTCTAGTAACCGAAGGCAGTCTAGTAACCGAAGGCAGTCTAGCAACCGAAGGCAGTCTAGCAACCGAAGGCAGTCTAGTAACCGAAGGCAGTCTAGTAACCGAAGACAGTCTAGTAACCGAAGACAGTCTAGTAACCGAAGGCAGTCTAGTAACCGAAGGCAGTCTAGTAACCGAAGACAGTCTAGTAACCGAAGACAGTCTAGTAACCGAGTaa